The genomic region GGCCAAGGAAACCACTTATTATGCTACTTATTGGTGGTGCTGAATATATTAGGGCTAATTCGTAGGTATTACCCCTGGACCACATGACCATCAGTGCTGGGGTTAGGCTATAGGCTATACCCAGTAGGAACGAGTTAAGGTAAATTAACCTAGCCTCGGAAAAGATGAGCCTCTCGCTCCTCCTATACTCAAACCGTGGAAGCAACAACGCTAGTAGGTAAAGGGGTATTGCTATGTAAAGCCAGGTGGGCTTAATGAATAAAGCCATCACAATGCCCATTAAGTCGCCCAGTGAGCCCATGATGACTCTCTCTGAGTTTACACGACCAAGCCTCTCCTTACTGACTAGGCCTGGGATTACTGAGGATGTATGGACACTTAACATACCCATAAGCAGCGCGGTGGTGAATAAGCGTAGGTAAGGAAGGTTAATGAGAAGGAGGAGGGACGTAAAGGGATAAAGAGCCCTGGCGGTCCTAACCCTAACCAGCGCGAAAGTGGCGAGGCTTGATAATGAGTAGGCAATAGTCAATAGAAATAACTTAAATCCATTAGAACCCGCAGTAAATAAAGCCCATAAAAACACATACGTAAACAGAAACCTACTCAATAATGATAGCGAGTAAATAATAGTCATCATAATTATGTTGTACTTTTCACTTACTGCTTTAATCATAAAATTTACAATAATAGAAGAGAAACTCCTTGCGCTAAAAATTTTCTTCACTCTTATTTTTAAATTTAAGTTATAACATAACATAAAATATTTATGTTTCTCGATATGAACCTAAGCGTAATTAAGTGCTTGGTTGAGGTCGTTGATTATGTCCTCAGGGTCCTCAAGACCCACGCTCAGTCTAAGTAGGTTGTCCTTAATGCCCGCCCTGGCCCTATCCTCAGGGCTCCAGTGTACGTGTGTTGTGCTTGCTGGGTGTGTTATTATGCTCTCGGCACCTCCAAAGCTAACGCTTGGTATTATCATCTTAACGTGTTTATAGACGGCCATGGCTTCCTTCAAGCCACCCTTGACCTCAAAACTAACCATGCCACCGCAGTTACTGAGTAGTTTCTTCGCGACTTCGTAGGTCTCGTGATTATCGAGGCATGGGTAATAAACCCTCTCGACCTTTGGATGGTCCATTAAGAATTCAGCTACGGCCTTAGCGTTTTCCTCGTGGGTCCTCATCCTAATGTGGAGTGTCTTCAATCCCCTATCAACTAGGAATGCCGTGAAGGGCTCCATAATCGTACCAAGGAACCTCCTCCACTCCCAAACACCTTTAATCCTATCGTCACTTCCAACTATGAAGCCCGCCACAACATCATTATGCCCACTAAGGTACTTGGTGGCGCTGTGAATCACGAAGTCTGCGCCATGACTAATCGGTGTAATGCCCATTGGGGTGGCTAGGGTATTATCAACAACGACCACGGCATTAACCTCATGGGCTGCCTTAACTATCTTGGGAATATCGTA from Vulcanisaeta distributa DSM 14429 harbors:
- a CDS encoding trans-sulfuration enzyme family protein, producing MGKGTKSVRGGVRHVDDNMGSIIEPIYQTSLFDYREPERRPSLHGVVPLKYSREDNPTVHAVESKVAELEHGVDALGTSSGMAAITTLMMALLSRDSTVLMPLDVYGSTLVLMERLSKFGIKTVITDPGTNNVINSLKSGINVVFIESVSNPLLRVYDIPKIVKAAHEVNAVVVVDNTLATPMGITPISHGADFVIHSATKYLSGHNDVVAGFIVGSDDRIKGVWEWRRFLGTIMEPFTAFLVDRGLKTLHIRMRTHEENAKAVAEFLMDHPKVERVYYPCLDNHETYEVAKKLLSNCGGMVSFEVKGGLKEAMAVYKHVKMIIPSVSFGGAESIITHPASTTHVHWSPEDRARAGIKDNLLRLSVGLEDPEDIINDLNQALNYA